The following coding sequences are from one Saccharomyces eubayanus strain FM1318 chromosome VII, whole genome shotgun sequence window:
- the EFG1 gene encoding Efg1p: protein MAKIQGKRNRALGSSLEMSQIMDAGANKIKRRIRDLERLLKKKKDILPSTVIIEKERNLQALRLELQNNELKNKIKANAKKYHMVRFFEKKKALRKYNKLLKKANESDSDDKDLQAQLRATKVELCYVINFPKTEKYIALYPNDTPSTDPKGVKLTNIRREKFLKLVAERMDANALDVSFKDILMGKKLDEDSVGLTLSDKSDNKSESHTSSTNDKNESAVEGEDEEDDFFE from the coding sequence ATGGCTAAAAtacaaggaaaaagaaataggGCCCTTGGGTCATCTTTAGAGATGTCTCAGATAATGGATGCAGGTGcaaataaaattaaaagaagaataagaGATCTAGAAAGACtattaaaaaagaagaaggataTATTGCCTTCTACTGTGATaatagaaaaggaaagaaattTGCAAGCCTTGCGATTGGAGTTGCAGAACAACGAGctaaagaacaaaattaAAGCCAACGCTAAAAAATACCATATGGTGAGgttttttgagaaaaagaaagcattgagaaaatacaataaattactgaaaaaagcaaacgAATCTGACTCAGACGATAAAGATCTGCAAGCTCAATTAAGGGCCACTAAAGTTGAACTATGTTATGTTATAAATTTCCCTAAAACTGAGAAATACATTGCATTATATCCAAATGATACGCCATCCACAGATCCAAAGGGTGTAAAATTAACAAATattagaagagaaaaattccTCAAATTGGTGGCTGAAAGAATGGATGCAAACGCGCTTGATGTATCATTTAAAGACATTTTAATGGGTAAGAAACTGGATGAAGACTCTGTCGGATTAACTTTGTCCGACAAGTCAGACAATAAGAGTGAATCCCATACATCTTCTACAAATGACAAAAATGAATCAGCAGTCGAAggagaagatgaagaggatgacttctttgaataa
- the SLH1 gene encoding RNA helicase has product MTTVYSADSTKSFMVAMQSMVDASQTFNLDKSKIQLPDFDNELKRSREDERNKKTELTVLSQDRNDWDDIFDEFQDISFQQLQSKIDSYKKDNSVAIYKEIAKLIKKAATSISSNVLLESVLQMVYNHEKQKLEKELLDFLGTENIELVSLLLQHRRMIIAMPIETIIVLIENAAKSTSEFLTQQDIRNQVLQNAENAKNQKLNPADRIIKYPHVFRKYEVGSTSAMAFAGQKFTLPVGTTRLSYQTHEEIMIPAADQASNKNYLYTKLLKIEDLDHFCKTVFSYETLNQIQSLVYPVAYTTNENMLICAPTGAGKTDVALLTILNTVKQFSVINEENEIDIQYDSFKVVYVAPLKALAAEIVDKFSKKLAPFDIQVRELTGDMQLTKSEILATQVIVTTPEKWDVVTRKANGDNDLVSKVKLLIIDEVHLLHEDRGSVIETLVARTLRQVESSQSMIRIVGLSATLPNFMDVADFLGVNRQVGMFYFDQSFRPKPLEQQLLGCRGKAGSRQSKENIDKVAYDKLSEMIQRGYQVMVFVHARKETVKSARSFIKLAQADHEIDFFAPDPVTKDNYSRQLAKNRDKDMKEIFQFGFGVHHAGMARSDRNLTEKMFKAGAIKVLCCTATLAWGVNLPADCVIIKGTQVYDAKKGGFIDLGISDVIQIFGRGGRPGFGSAHGTGILCTSGDRLDHYVSLITQQHPIESRFGSKLVDNLNAEISLGSVTNVDEAIEWLGYTYMFVRMRKNPFTYGIDWEEVANDPQLYERRRKMIIVAARRLHALQMIVFDEISMHFISKDLGRVSSDFYLLNESVEIFNQMCDPRATEADVLSMISMSSEFDGIKFREEESKELTRLSEESVECQIGGQLDTPQGKTNVLLQAYISQSRIFDSALSSDSNYVAQNSVRICRALFLIGVNRRWGKFSNVLLNICKSIEKRLWAFDHPLCQFDLPENIIRRIRDSNPSMEHLLELESEELGELVHNSKAGSKLYRILSRFPKINIEAEIFPITTNVMRIHVTLDPDFIWDSRVHGDAQFFWVFVEESDKSQILHFEKFILNRRQLNNQHEMDFLIPLSDPLPPQVVVKIVSDTWIGCESTHAISFQHLIRPFNETLQTKLLKLRPLPTSALQNPLVESIYPFKYFNPMQTMTFYTLYNTNENAFIGSPTGSGKTIVAELAIWHAFKTFPGKKIVYIAPMKALVRERVDDWRKKITPVTGDKVVELTGDSLPDPKDVHDATIVITTPEKFDGISRNWQTRKFVQDVSLIIMDEIHLLASDRGPILEMIVSRMNYISSQTKQPVRLLGMSTAVSNAYDMAGWLGVKDHGLYNFPSSVRPVPLKMYIDGFPDNLAFCPLMKTMNKPAFMAIKQHSPDKPALIFVASRRQTRLTALDLIHLCGMEDNPRRFLNIDDDEELQYYLSQVTDDTLKLSLQFGIGLHHAGLVQKDRSISHQLFQRNKIQILIATSTLAWGVNLPAHLVIIKGTQFFDAKIEGYRDMDLTDILQMMGRAGRPAYDTTGTAIIYTKESKKMFYKHFLNVGFPVESSLHKVLDDHLGAEITSGSITNKQEALDFLSWTFLFRRAHHNPTYYGIEEDTSTAGVSEHLSLLIDTTLENLEKSQCVLLHGDDIVATPFLSISSYYYISHLTIRQLLNQVHEHATFQEVLRWLSLAVEYNELPVRGGEIIMNVEMSQQSRYSVESTFTGEFELPMWDPHVKTFLLLQAHLSRVDLPIADYIQDTVSVLDQSLRILQAYIDVASELGYFRTVLTMIKMMQCIKQGYWYEDDPVSVLPGLQLKRIKDCKFSEQGFMETLPQNKKSLLTLEEIGRLGYKRLMGVFNQLTSGIIDDEDVKKKFANVCQRLPVLDSIKFNEQENNEVLSFYCKHFSNKHNNGFEVYCDKFPKIQKELWFLIGYKGDELLMIKRCQPKQMNKEVIIHCDLVIPEEIRGEELDFVLINDALGLRYDLSHKLMP; this is encoded by the coding sequence ATGACAACTGTATACTCTGCAGATTCAACTAAATCATTCATGGTTGCTATGCAATCTATGGTTGATGCATCACAAACCTTTAATTTAGATAAATCGAAAATTCAATTGCCAGATTTTGATAATGAGTTGAAGAGAAGTAGAGAGGATGAACGAAATAAGAAGACTGAACTAACCGTACTTTCTCAAGATAGAAACGACTGGGATGATATTTTCGATGAGTTTCAAGACATTTCATTTCAACAATTGCAGTCTAAAATTGATTCatacaaaaaagataattcAGTGGCAATctataaagaaattgcCAAGTTAATTAAAAAGGCCGCAACATCGATAAGCAGCAATGTCCTACTAGAATCTGTTCTTCAAATGGTTTATAACCACGAAAAGCAGAAGTTagagaaagaactgctGGATTTCTTAGGAACAGAAAACATAGAgcttgtttctttgctgCTGCAGCATAGAAGGATGATCATTGCGATGCCAATAGAAACCATAATCGTATTGATTGAAAATGCTGCGAAATCAACATCAGAATTTTTGACGCAACAAGATATCCGGAACCAAGTGTTACAAAATGCGGAGAATGCCAAGAATCAAAAACTAAATCCCGCTGATAGAATAATCAAGTATCCACATGTCTTCAGAAAATATGAAGTGGGGTCAACTTCTGCTATGGCCTTTGCTGGACAAAAATTCACTCTTCCAGTAGGCACTACAAGGTTATCTTATCAGACTCATGAAGAAATAATGATTCCTGCCGCAGACCAGGCGTCTAATAAAAACTACCTGTATACAAAGCTATTGAAAATAGAGGACTTGGATCATTTTTGTAAGACTGTATTTTCTTATGAGACTCTAAACCAAATACAATCGCTAGTATACCCTGTAGCTTATACAACGAATGAAAATATGTTGATTTGTGCGCCTACAGGTGCAGGTAAAACAGACGTTGCACTACTTACGATATTAAACACGGTAAAACAGTTCTCCGTGATCAACGAGGAAAACGAAATTGATATACAATACGATAGTTTCAAGGTTGTCTACGTAGCCCCTTTGAAAGCACTGGCTGCTGAAATTGTCGACAAATTCAGTAAAAAATTAGCGCCTTTCGATATTCAAGTAAGGGAATTAACTGGTGATATGCAATTAACAAAATCAGAAATTTTGGCCACTCAGGTAATTGTTACGACCCCTGAAAAATGGGATGTCGTTACTCGTAAGGCGAATGGTGACAACGATTTAGTCTCAAAAGTCAAGCTGTTAATCATCGATGAAGTACACTTATTGCATGAAGATAGAGGTTCAGTTATCGAAACCCTAGTGGCGCGTACCTTGAGACAAGTTGAAAGTTCTCAATCTATGATTCGTATTGTCGGTTTATCTGCTACATTACCGAACTTTATGGATGTGGCGGATTTCTTGGGTGTGAATAGACAGGTTGGTATGTTTTACTTTGACCAGTCTTTCCGTCCAAAGCCTCTGGAACAACAGCTTTTAGGTTGTAGGGGTAAAGCTGGTAGCAGGCAgagtaaagaaaatattgataaagTTGCGTATGATAAACTAAGCGAAATGATTCAAAGAGGGTACCAAGTAATGGTATTCGTGCatgcaagaaaagaaactgttAAAAGTGCAAGGAGCTTTATTAAATTAGCACAAGCCGATCATGagattgatttttttgcacCCGACCCTGTAACGAAAGATAACTATTCCAGGCAGCTGGCAAAGAACAGAGATAAGGATATGAAGGAAATCTTCCAATTTGGCTTTGGTGTTCACCATGCTGGTATGGCACGTTCGGATAGGAATTTAACCGAAAAAATGTTCAAAGCCGGTGCTATCAAAGTGCTGTGTTGTACTGCAACATTAGCTTGGGGTGTTAATTTACCTGCTGACTGTGTCATTATTAAAGGTACACAGGTGTATGATGCTAAGAAAGGTGGTTTCATTGATCTAGGTATTTCTGAtgttattcaaattttcgGTAGAGGTGGTAGACCTGGTTTCGGTTCCGCTCATGGTACAGGTATTCTGTGCACGTCTGGCGATCGTTTGGACCATTACGTTTCTTTAATTACCCAACAACATCCAATTGAATCCAGGTTTGGTTCTAAACTGGTTGACAATCTGAATGCGGAAATTTCATTAGGAAGTGTAACTAATGTAGATGAAGCCATTGAATGGCTTGGTTATACATACATGTTCGTCCGTATGAGAAAAAACCCATTTACTTATGGCATTGATTGGGAAGAAGTTGCAAATGACCCACAACTATATGAAAGGAGACGAAAAATGATTATTGTAGCTGCAAGACGACTGCACGCTCTTCAAATGATTGTTTTTGACGAGATATCAATGCATTTTATTTCGAAAGATTTGGGCAGGGTATCTTCAGATTTCTATCTCTTGAACGAATCTGTTGAAATCTTTAATCAGATGTGTGATCCAAGAGCCACTGAAGCTGATGTGTTGTCTATGATCAGTATGAGTAGTGAATTTGACGGTATAAAATTTAGAGAGGAAGAATCCAAGGAATTGACGAGACTTTCGGAAGAATCAGTTGAGTGCCAAATTGGGGGTCAGTTAGATACGCCTCAAGGTAAAACGAATGTGTTACTGCAGGCATATATTTCTCAAAGTAGAATTTTTGACTCAGCGCTATCGTCGGATTCGAATTACGTTGCTCAAAACTCTGTAAGGATTTGTAGAGCTTTATTCTTAATAGGTGTTAACAGAAGATGGGGTAAATTCTCAAATGTTTTACTGAATATTTGCAAGTCTATCGAGAAGAGGCTTTGGGCTTTTGACCATCCTCTATGTCAATTCGATTTGCCCGAAAACATTATTAGACGTATCAGAGATAGCAATCCCTCCATGGAACATCTCCTAGAACTAGAGTCAGAAGAGCTTGGAGAGTTGGTGCATAATAGCAAGGCCGGATCTAAACTTTATAGAATATTAAGTCGATTCCCAAAAATTAATATTGAAGCAGAGATTTTCCCTATTACTACAAACGTAATGAGGATACATGTTACTTTGGATCCAGACTTCATATGGGATTCAAGAGTTCATGGTGATGCGCAGTTCTTTTGGGTTTTCGTAGAAGAATCTGATAAGTCacaaattcttcatttcGAGAAATTTATCTTGAATAGAAGACAATTAAACAACCAGCATGAAATGGATTTTCTGATTCCATTATCTGATCCTTTACCACCTCAGGTTGTTGTTAAGATTGTGTCAGATACTTGGATCGGCTGTGAGTCGACTCATGCTATTTCCTTCCAGCATTTAATTAGACCGTTCAATGAAACTCTCCAAACcaaattgttgaaattaCGTCCCTTGCCTACTTCGGCGCTCCAAAATCCATTGGTTGAGTCAATCTATCCTTTTAAGTACTTCAATCCCATGCAAACAATGACATTCTATACACTCTACAATACCAACGAAAACGCGTTCATTGGTTCGCCTACAGGTTCCGGTAAAACGATTGTGGCTGAGTTAGCTATATGGCATGCCTTCAAAACATTTCctgggaaaaaaattgtttataTAGCGCCAATGAAAGCTTTGGTTCGTGAGAGAGTTGATGattggagaaaaaaaatcacacCAGTGACAGGAGACAAAGTTGTTGAATTAACCGGTGATTCTCTACCTGATCCAAAAGATGTTCATGATGCAACAATTGTGATTACAACACCAGAAAAATTTGACGGTATTTCTCGTAATTGGCAAACCCGTAAATTCGTTCAAGATGTATCCTTAATTATTATGGATGAAATCCATTTGTTGGCAAGTGATCGTGGTCCCATTTTAGAAATGATTGTTAGCCGTATGAACTATATTTCCTCCCAGACTAAGCAACCCGTTAGACTGTTGGGTATGTCTACAGCCGTTTCGAATGCATATGATATGGCAGGTTGGTTGGGGGTTAAAGACCACGGATTGTACAATTTCCCATCCAGTGTCCGTCCAGTTCCGTTGAAAATGTACATTGACGGTTTTCCTGATAACTTGGCGTTTTGTCctttaatgaaaacaatgaataAACCAGCTTTCATGGCTATCAAACAACACTCTCCGGATAAGCCTGCATTGATCTTCGTTGCATCTCGTAGACAAACTAGACTGACTGCTTTAGATTTAATTCATTTGTGTGGGATGGAAGATAATCCACGTAGGTTCCTAAATAtcgatgacgatgaagagcTACAATATTATTTGTCTCAGGTTACCGACGATACTCTCAAGCTATCATTGCAATTTGGTATTGGATTACATCATGCTGGGTTGGTACAGAAAGATCGTTCTATTTCTCATCAATTATTCCAGAGAAATAAGATTCAAATTCTAATCGCCACTTCAACTTTGGCCTGGGGTGTTAATTTACCTGCTCATCTGGTCATCATCAAAGGTACCCAATTTTTTGACGCAAAGATAGAGGGCTACAGAGATATGGATTTGACGGATATTTTACAAATGATGGGAAGAGCTGGTAGACCAGCCTATGATACTACAGGTACTGCTATAATTTATACAAAGgaatccaagaaaatgttTTATAAACACTTCTTGAACGTTGGTTTCCCTGTAGAATCTTCTTTACACAAGGTGTTGGATGATCATTTAGGTGCAGAAATAACATCCGGTAGTATAACCAACAAGCAAGAAgctcttgattttttgagttGGACATTTTTATTCCGAAGAGCACATCATAATCCAACGTACTACGGCATTGAAGAGGATACAAGTACCGCAGGTGTTAGCGAGCACCTGAGCTTACTGATAGACACCACATTAGAAAATTTAGAAAAGTCGCAATGTGTTTTATTACACGGAGATGACATTGTTGCCACGCCGTTCTTAAGTATATCGTCATACTACTATATTTCACACTTAACAATACGCCAGCTATTGAACCAAGTGCATGAGCATGCGACTTTTCAAGAAGTATTAAGGTGGTTGTCATTGGCCGTTGAATATAATGAGCTACCTGTGAGAGGTGGTGAAATTATCATGAATGTGGAAATGTCACAGCAATCTAGATATTCTGTCGAGAGTACTTTCACCGGTGAATTCGAATTGCCAATGTGGGATCCTCATGTCAAAACATTTTTACTATTACAAGCTCACTTGAGTCGTGTAGACTTACCCATTGCAGATTATATCCAAGATACTGTATCAGTTTTAGATCAATCTTTGCGTATCTTACAAGCTTATATTGATGTTGCTAGTGAACTTGGTTATTTCCGTACTGTATTGACCATGATAAAGATGATGCAATGTATTAAACAAGGGTATTGGTATGAAGATGATCCTGTAAGTGTATTACCTGGTCTACaactgaaaagaattaaagATTGCAAGTTCAGTGAGCAGGGATTCATGGAAACATTACCCCAAAATAAGAAGAGTTTGCTGACTTTGGAGGAAATAGGAAGACTTGGTTATAAGAGACTGATGGGTGTTTTTAATCAGTTAACCTCAGGGATAAtagatgacgaagatgtaaagaaaaaatttgccaACGTTTGCCAAAGATTGCCAGTATTAGACAGTATAAAATTTAACGAGCAAGAGAATAATGAAGTCCTAAGTTTTTATTGTAAGCATTTTTCTAACAAACATAATAACGGTTTTGAAGTATACTGTGATAAATTCCCTAAAATACAGAAGGAATTATGGTTTTTGATTGGCTACAAAGGTGATGAATTGTTAATGATTAAAAGATGTCAACCAAAGCAAATGAATAAGGAGGTTATCATACATTGTGATTTGGTCATTCCTGAAGAAATTCGTGGAGAAGAATTGGACTTTGTTTTGATAAATGACGCGCTAGGATTACGTTATGATTTAAGCCATAAATTAATGCCCTAA